The sequence GGGAAGGCTAAAGAAGGGTGGGTGCCCTGCGGCGCAGGGTTTCGGGGACAGGGTTTCAAGGGGCGGGAAGACGAAAAAGACAGCGGGCGTTGGCAGTCGTTGCTGCCGCCACTTCCGCAAGAGCGATTCCTTTAATGCGGGAAACCGCTCCGGCAACGGCCGTCAAGTAGGAGGGTTCGTTGCGCTTGCCTCGCCAGGGTTGGGGGGCAAGGTAGGGGCAATCTGTTTCCAAAAGCAACCGGCCCAGGGGGGCGACCCTGACCGCTCCGGTCAACTCCTCTGATTTCGGAAAGGTAACGGGACCCGCGATTCCAAGGTAGTAACCCCGCTTTAAGCACTCTTCCGCGATCCGGGGGCCCCCGGAAAAGCAGTGAAAGACGATGCCGGGGAGGCCGGAAAACTCTTTTAAGACCGCAAGGGTCTCCCGGTGGGCAGCGCGGTCATGAATGATCACAGGAAGGTTTAGCTCCCCGGCAAGCTGCAGTTGCCGCCGGAAAACCTCTTCCTGCACATCGCGCGGGGAAAGGTTGCGGTAAAAGTCAAACCCCATCTCCCCCAGCGCCACCACCCGCTCGTTTTGGCAGAGAATCCGCAGGCCCTCCCAGGCGCGGGGGGTGACACCAGCGGCATCGTGGGGATGAAACCCCACTGCCGCGTAGATGTCAGGAGAGGTCCCGGCAAGCCGGACCGCGAGCCGGGAGGAGGTAAGATCATACCCCACGCAAATGATTGCAGCTACGCCGGCCTCCCGCGCCCGGGCCCGGACCGCTGCCAGGTCCCGGGTGTACTTCGGGTCATTCAGGTGGGCGTGCGTGTCGACGAAAACGCAGTCTTTTGCCTGCATTAAAAACTCCCTGGCCGCCGGGTCTGTTCTCGAAATCAGCATCAGCGAACCGGGGTTCCGGGCGGGAGCTCCCGGTCCACCGTCAGGACGCCCAGCCCCTCTTCTCCCACAGCAGCTAAAATCATCCCGTGGGAGGTGACCCCCCGCAGTTTTGCCGGGGCAAGGTTTGCCACTATAACGACCCGCTTTCCGACCAGTTCCTCGGGGCGGTAAAACCGGGCGACTCCGGCCAC comes from Bacillota bacterium and encodes:
- a CDS encoding TatD family hydrolase, which gives rise to MQAKDCVFVDTHAHLNDPKYTRDLAAVRARAREAGVAAIICVGYDLTSSRLAVRLAGTSPDIYAAVGFHPHDAAGVTPRAWEGLRILCQNERVVALGEMGFDFYRNLSPRDVQEEVFRRQLQLAGELNLPVIIHDRAAHRETLAVLKEFSGLPGIVFHCFSGGPRIAEECLKRGYYLGIAGPVTFPKSEELTGAVRVAPLGRLLLETDCPYLAPQPWRGKRNEPSYLTAVAGAVSRIKGIALAEVAAATTANARCLFRLPAP